The following proteins are co-located in the Diorhabda carinulata isolate Delta chromosome 4, icDioCari1.1, whole genome shotgun sequence genome:
- the LOC130892215 gene encoding ceramide synthase 6-like, protein MSTLIFNSSFVTMISQTTLENRNAVVLLLFIPGGVILFIIRYLFHNYIFKPIGTYLGIKERKNKPPRISESKCWNDKSLNKLSKLDKFCESCWLYSFYLFIWIFGLKVLWYKPWFWNINESWIDHDNQVITIDVWWYGGLSLSFYVSLLIFDIYYVRKKHFIEMFIHHVLCFVLISSSWIFNLSRIGTLLLVTHDINDVFLEGGKISSYLKLDLLSAIYMGMFCVVWVITRLGIFPFWIMRNCLKDPSGVLTEHKIYILFNGCLLVLFGLNIFWTFLIMKFLLKTYRLKKVNKYEIINDENSSGMEDFKPE, encoded by the exons at GTCCACTTTGATTTTCAACAGTTCGTTTGTGACAATGATTAGTCAAACTACGTTAGAAAACCGAAACGCAGTTGTATTATTGCTCTTTATTCCAGGAGGTGTGATCCTTTTCATTATTCGATATTTATTCCACAATTACATATTCAAACCAATAGGAACATACCTAGgaataaaagaaagaaagaataaaCCACCACGAATATCCGAAAGCAAATGTTGGAACGATAAATCCCTCAATAAACTATCCAAATTGGACAAATTTTGTGAAAGTTGTTGGCTGTATTCTTTCTACTTATTCATATGGATTTTCGGATTGAAAGTTTTATGGTACAAACCGTGGTTCTGGAACATAAACGAATCATGGATAGATCACGATAATCAAGTGATAACTATTGATGTTTGGTGGTACGGAGGACTGTCATTAAGTTTTTACGTGTCGTTGTTGATATTTGACATATACTACGTTcgcaaaaaacattttatagaaATGTTTATACATCACGTTTTGTGTTTTGTATTAATATCATCTAGTTGGATTTTCAATCTGTCTAGAATCGGTACGTTGCTTTTAGTAACACACGATATAAACGACGTATTTTTAGAAGGTGGGAAAATTTCTAGCTACTTAAAACTTGATTTACTCTCCGCCATTTACATGGGAATGTTTTGTGTCGTGTGGGTGATCACTAGATTGGGTATATTCCCATTTTGGATTATGAGGAATTGTTTAAAAGATCCTAGTGGAGTACTAACAGagcataaaatatatatactattCAACGGATGCTTATTAGTGTTGTTTGGACTTAATATCTTTTGGACTTTTCTTATAATGAAGTTCCTGTTGAAAACTTATCGTTTAAAGAAggttaataaatatgaaattatcaaCGATGAAAATTCGAGTGGGATGGAAGATTTCAAACCAGAGTGA